The Canis lupus dingo isolate Sandy chromosome 11, ASM325472v2, whole genome shotgun sequence genome includes a region encoding these proteins:
- the IL5 gene encoding interleukin-5 → MRMLLNLSLLALGAAYVSAFAVENPMNRLVAETLTLLSTHRTWLIGDGNLMIPTPENKNHQLCIKEVFQGIDTLKNQTAHGEAVDKLFQNLSLIKEHIERQKKRCAGERWRVTKFLDYLQVFLGVINTEWTPES, encoded by the exons ATGAGAATGCTTCTGAATTTGAGTTTGCTAGCTCTTGGggctgcctatgtttctgcctttgctGTAGAAAATCCCATGAATAGACTGGTGGCAGAGACCTTGACACTGCTCTCCACTCATCGAACTTGGCTGATAGGCGATGgg aacCTGATGATTCCTactcctgaaaataaaaat CACCAACTGTGCATTAAAGAAGTTTTTCAGGGTATAGACACATTGAAGAACCAAACTGCCCACGGGGAGGCTGTGGATAAACTATTCCAAAACTTGTCTTTAATAAAAGAACACATAGAGCGCCAAAAA AAAAGGTGTGCAGGAGAAAGATGGAGAGTGACAAAGTTCCTAGACTACCTGCAAGTATTTCTTGGTGTAATAAACACCGAGTGGACACCGGAAAGTTGA